The following are encoded together in the Acinetobacter radioresistens DSM 6976 = NBRC 102413 = CIP 103788 genome:
- the trpB gene encoding tryptophan synthase subunit beta, which yields MNHQINGVALPDEQGFFGEYGGQFIPPHLKQAMDQINLAYEEIRHTPEFQQELADLFAHYVGRPSPLFHAKRLSDQLGGAQIYLKREDLNHTGAHKINHCLGEALLAKYMGKTKVIAETGAGQHGVALATACALVGIPCEIHMGQVDIEKEHPNVVKMKILGAKLVSVTRGTATLKDAVDSAFEEYLKDPDHFIYAIGSVVGPHPFPKMVRDFQSVIGKEIKEQTHERFGSNPDYIVACVGGGSNAIGAFSAFLNDRDVKLVGVEPAGHGLDTPMHSASLTLGKPSKLHGMACYVLEDEHGEPLPVHSIASGLDYPGVGPQHSYLKDIGRVEYATASDEECLAAFMTLSRVEGIVPALESSHAVAWAIREAPKMPKEIRIIVNLSGRGDKDSDYVAAKLGL from the coding sequence ATGAATCATCAAATCAATGGCGTAGCTTTACCGGATGAACAGGGGTTCTTTGGTGAATATGGGGGCCAGTTTATTCCACCACATTTAAAACAGGCTATGGATCAGATTAATCTGGCTTATGAAGAAATACGCCATACTCCAGAGTTTCAGCAAGAGCTGGCTGATCTTTTTGCACATTATGTTGGCCGTCCAAGTCCATTATTTCATGCGAAGCGACTGTCTGATCAATTAGGCGGGGCACAAATCTATCTGAAACGTGAAGATCTGAACCATACTGGTGCCCATAAAATTAATCATTGTCTGGGTGAGGCATTACTGGCCAAATATATGGGTAAAACCAAAGTTATTGCCGAGACTGGAGCCGGGCAACATGGCGTGGCCTTGGCAACTGCCTGTGCATTGGTGGGTATTCCTTGTGAAATTCACATGGGGCAGGTAGATATTGAAAAAGAACATCCAAATGTTGTAAAAATGAAAATTCTGGGAGCAAAACTGGTCTCAGTAACGCGTGGTACTGCTACTCTTAAAGATGCAGTGGATAGTGCTTTTGAAGAATATTTAAAAGACCCTGATCACTTTATTTATGCGATTGGTTCTGTTGTCGGTCCTCATCCATTTCCTAAAATGGTCCGTGATTTTCAGTCTGTTATTGGAAAGGAAATTAAAGAGCAAACCCATGAGCGTTTTGGAAGTAATCCAGATTATATTGTTGCCTGTGTAGGCGGCGGCTCTAATGCAATTGGTGCATTTAGTGCATTTTTAAATGACCGGGATGTTAAATTAGTCGGAGTTGAGCCGGCTGGTCATGGTTTAGATACTCCTATGCATTCAGCATCTCTAACACTTGGTAAACCAAGCAAACTACATGGTATGGCCTGTTATGTGCTGGAAGATGAGCATGGTGAGCCACTACCTGTTCACTCTATAGCCTCAGGGCTGGATTATCCTGGAGTAGGGCCACAGCATAGTTACCTCAAGGATATTGGTCGAGTAGAGTACGCTACCGCCAGTGATGAGGAGTGTCTGGCTGCCTTTATGACGTTATCGCGCGTGGAAGGGATTGTACCTGCACTTGAAAGCTCTCATGCAGTTGCATGGGCAATTCGTGAGGCACCTAAAATGCCTAAAGAGATTCGGATTATTGTAAACCTTTCTGGCCGGGGTGATAAAGATTCAGATTATGTGGCAGCAAAACTGGGTCTCTAA
- a CDS encoding vWA domain-containing protein, giving the protein MFVRLFYTLRKYGIPVTTRELIDLNQAVAQGLVFADEEVFYQLARMILVKDERFFDKFDRAMKDYFDGIESIDLDELLKQVHKLPKDWFDLELLEKHLTPEQREELKKAGSLEELMKMLEERLREQHKKHQGGNRMIGTGGTSPFGAYGDHPEGVRIGGPGRKRSAVKVWEQRKYKNLDDEQILGSRQMQLALRRLRKFARTGAAEELDIDGTIRETAKQGILDVQMVPERRNRVKVLMLFDVGGSMDAHISECEKLFSAARTEFKTLEYFYFHNCLYDYVWKDNYRRSSTRMETQELFNTYARDYRVIVVGDASMAPYELRSVGGSVEYMNDEAGEVWLRRLRQHFDKTAWLNPEQESYWHYTQTIAMIKEIFEDHMYPMTLKGIEEMTRYLAR; this is encoded by the coding sequence ATGTTCGTGCGGCTGTTTTATACATTACGCAAATATGGAATACCGGTGACTACCCGGGAGCTGATCGATTTAAATCAGGCAGTTGCGCAAGGGTTAGTCTTTGCTGATGAAGAAGTTTTTTATCAGCTGGCACGGATGATCTTGGTCAAGGATGAACGATTTTTTGACAAGTTTGACCGTGCCATGAAGGACTATTTTGATGGGATCGAAAGTATTGATCTGGATGAGTTGTTAAAACAGGTTCATAAACTGCCAAAAGACTGGTTTGATCTGGAGCTGCTTGAAAAACATCTTACTCCTGAACAGCGCGAAGAACTCAAGAAAGCAGGCTCACTTGAGGAGCTGATGAAAATGCTTGAAGAGCGCTTGCGTGAACAGCATAAAAAACATCAGGGTGGCAACCGGATGATTGGTACAGGGGGTACTTCTCCGTTTGGTGCTTACGGTGATCATCCTGAGGGAGTCCGTATCGGAGGGCCGGGGCGAAAGCGCTCAGCAGTTAAAGTGTGGGAACAGCGCAAATACAAGAACCTTGATGATGAGCAGATCCTTGGTTCGCGGCAGATGCAGCTGGCATTACGTCGTTTACGTAAGTTTGCCCGTACCGGTGCTGCCGAAGAGTTAGATATTGACGGTACTATTCGTGAGACAGCCAAGCAGGGGATTCTGGATGTACAGATGGTACCAGAGCGTCGTAACCGGGTTAAAGTATTGATGCTGTTCGACGTGGGTGGTTCTATGGATGCCCATATCAGTGAATGTGAAAAACTGTTCAGCGCCGCACGTACCGAATTTAAAACATTGGAATATTTTTATTTCCATAACTGCCTGTATGACTATGTCTGGAAAGATAACTATCGGCGTTCCTCAACCCGTATGGAAACGCAAGAGCTGTTTAATACTTATGCCAGAGATTATCGTGTAATTGTAGTTGGCGATGCCAGCATGGCACCTTACGAACTCAGATCGGTTGGCGGATCAGTTGAATACATGAATGATGAAGCGGGTGAAGTGTGGCTAAGACGCCTGCGTCAGCACTTCGATAAAACAGCTTGGCTGAACCCGGAGCAGGAAAGTTATTGGCATTATACTCAGACTATAGCCATGATTAAGGAAATTTTTGAAGATCACATGTATCCAATGACGCTTAAAGGAATTGAAGAGATGACCCGCTATCTGGCACGTTAA
- a CDS encoding AAA family ATPase, which translates to MSLDSQKFSGTEQYIATESLKLAVNAARILQKPLLVKGEPGTGKTLLAEQVAASLGLKLITWHIKSTTKAQQGLYEYDAVSRLRDSQLGDDRVYDIANYIKPGKLWEAFTSEERCVLLIDEIDKADIEFPNDLLHEIDKMSFFVYETGETVTAIQRPIVIITSNNEKELPDAFLRRCFFHYIEFPDEATMRAIINVHFPNISATLVSEALQIFFKLRQIPSLKKPPSTSELIDWLSLLMADEMPEDILRHHDKSKAIPPLYGALIKNEQDVQLLERLAFMSRR; encoded by the coding sequence ATGTCTTTGGATTCTCAAAAATTTTCTGGTACAGAGCAATATATTGCCACTGAAAGCCTTAAACTTGCAGTAAATGCGGCCCGTATTCTGCAAAAGCCGTTACTGGTTAAAGGAGAGCCAGGAACAGGCAAAACCTTGCTTGCAGAGCAGGTAGCAGCGAGTCTGGGTTTAAAGTTGATCACCTGGCACATCAAGTCGACCACTAAAGCGCAGCAGGGATTATATGAATATGATGCGGTATCGCGTCTGCGTGACAGTCAGCTTGGTGATGACCGGGTATACGATATTGCAAATTATATTAAGCCTGGGAAACTGTGGGAAGCATTTACCAGTGAAGAACGCTGTGTACTGCTGATTGATGAGATTGATAAAGCAGATATCGAATTTCCAAATGACCTGTTGCATGAAATTGATAAAATGTCATTTTTCGTATATGAAACGGGTGAGACAGTCACAGCAATTCAGCGTCCGATTGTGATTATTACTTCAAATAACGAAAAAGAATTACCAGATGCATTTTTACGTCGATGCTTTTTTCACTATATTGAGTTCCCGGATGAAGCTACCATGCGGGCTATTATCAATGTCCATTTTCCAAATATTTCGGCTACTCTGGTCAGTGAAGCCTTGCAGATATTTTTCAAGCTACGCCAGATACCAAGCTTGAAAAAACCACCTTCAACTTCTGAACTGATTGACTGGTTGAGCCTGCTGATGGCTGATGAAATGCCAGAAGATATTTTGCGACATCATGATAAGTCTAAGGCAATTCCGCCTTTATACGGTGCCCTGATCAAAAATGAACAGGATGTGCAGCTTCTTGAGCGTCTTGCTTTTATGTCACGACGTTAA